One stretch of Streptomyces hygroscopicus DNA includes these proteins:
- a CDS encoding galactosylceramidase, with the protein MTPLLRRRPTLLALLFLVVGALIYGPGPHAQAAPNTSITIDGKKPGRTFDGVGAISGGGGNTRLLIDYPEPQRGQLLDYLFKPGYGAALQVLKLEIGGDTNSTDGAEPSHEHTRGQVDCGEGYEWWLAEQAKKRNPDIKLAGLAWGAPGWIGNGNFWSQDTIDYYMSWFGCAKKHHLDIDYIGGWNERGYNVDWFKKLKSTLTVKGYDTKVVAAESGWDVADALKNDPEFNDAVDVVGVHYPCGYQTDFTSCPSTDTAQDLGKPLWASENGSLETDTGAPAVARAINRDYIDGKMTAYFNWPAIAALYPNLFFSTDGMSVAAQPWSGHYGIGTTTWITAHTSQFTKPGWQYIDSASGYLGGDRANGSHVSLKSTNDRDYSTVIETVDAKEDQTVNVAVGGGLSTGTVHVWSTDVKSDSTADDFVRGDDITPTHGTYRLTLKPGHLYTLTTTTGQGKGTAKPPAGAAMKLPYSDTFDKPGASTNARYFSDMNGAFKTVDCGGGRAGTCLRQMAPTRPIRWTDEPYYAPYSFMGDGSWTNYTVSADVLLEQSGSAELLGRVGIQGRNNNGLDAYHLRVGDDGSWSIDKSDRTWKYTTLAKGKTDALGLNTWHKLSLMMRGTKLTASLDGKTLGSVDDSTFTRGQAGLGVTGYQTDQFDNFKLTAGTVPRPRTGEVTSGLGGKCLDDAQGTTADASRIQIWDCNGSDAQKWSSDGSTLRLGGRDGKCVEADAKSTRNGTPVQLGKCDGGENQRWVPRSDGTLWNAGSGRCLDVPGGNSGNGAVQLALWDCNAGENQRWTLP; encoded by the coding sequence ATGACACCCCTGCTCAGACGCAGACCAACTCTCCTTGCACTCCTGTTCCTTGTGGTCGGCGCCCTCATCTATGGGCCCGGGCCCCATGCCCAGGCCGCCCCGAACACATCCATCACGATCGACGGCAAGAAGCCCGGCCGCACCTTCGACGGAGTCGGGGCGATCAGCGGTGGCGGCGGCAACACCCGGCTGCTCATCGACTATCCGGAGCCGCAGCGCGGCCAGCTGCTCGACTACCTGTTCAAGCCCGGCTACGGGGCCGCCCTGCAAGTCCTGAAACTGGAGATCGGCGGCGACACCAACTCCACCGACGGCGCCGAGCCCAGCCACGAGCACACCCGTGGGCAGGTGGACTGCGGGGAGGGCTACGAGTGGTGGCTCGCCGAGCAGGCCAAGAAGCGCAACCCCGACATCAAGCTGGCCGGCCTCGCCTGGGGCGCCCCGGGATGGATCGGCAACGGCAACTTCTGGTCCCAGGACACGATCGACTACTACATGTCCTGGTTCGGCTGCGCGAAGAAGCACCATCTGGACATCGACTACATCGGCGGCTGGAACGAGCGCGGATACAACGTCGACTGGTTCAAGAAGCTCAAGTCCACGCTCACGGTGAAGGGTTACGACACGAAGGTCGTCGCCGCCGAGAGCGGCTGGGACGTGGCGGACGCGCTCAAGAACGACCCCGAGTTCAACGACGCGGTCGACGTCGTCGGTGTCCACTACCCCTGCGGCTACCAGACCGACTTCACCTCGTGCCCCAGCACCGACACCGCGCAGGACCTCGGCAAGCCGCTGTGGGCGAGCGAGAACGGATCTCTGGAAACCGACACCGGAGCCCCCGCGGTGGCCCGCGCCATCAACCGCGACTACATCGACGGCAAGATGACCGCCTACTTCAACTGGCCGGCCATCGCCGCGCTCTACCCGAACCTGTTCTTCTCGACCGACGGCATGTCGGTCGCGGCGCAGCCCTGGTCGGGCCACTACGGCATCGGCACGACGACCTGGATCACCGCGCACACCTCGCAGTTCACCAAGCCGGGCTGGCAGTACATCGACTCCGCGAGCGGCTATCTCGGTGGTGACCGGGCCAACGGCAGCCATGTCTCGTTGAAATCGACGAACGACAGGGACTACTCGACGGTCATCGAGACCGTGGACGCCAAGGAAGACCAGACTGTGAACGTCGCCGTGGGCGGCGGCCTGTCGACCGGCACGGTGCACGTCTGGTCCACCGACGTGAAGTCGGACAGCACCGCGGACGACTTCGTGCGCGGCGACGACATCACACCGACGCACGGCACATACCGCCTGACCCTGAAGCCGGGACACCTCTACACGCTCACCACCACCACCGGCCAGGGCAAGGGCACCGCGAAGCCCCCGGCGGGCGCCGCGATGAAGCTGCCCTACTCCGACACCTTCGACAAACCCGGCGCGTCCACGAACGCCAGGTACTTCTCCGACATGAACGGGGCCTTCAAGACCGTGGACTGTGGCGGCGGCCGCGCCGGCACCTGCCTGCGCCAGATGGCCCCGACTCGCCCGATCCGCTGGACCGACGAGCCCTACTACGCGCCGTACTCGTTCATGGGCGACGGTTCGTGGACCAACTACACGGTCTCCGCCGACGTGCTGCTGGAACAGTCCGGCAGCGCCGAGCTCCTCGGCCGAGTCGGTATACAGGGCCGCAACAACAACGGCCTGGACGCCTACCACTTGAGGGTCGGTGACGACGGGTCCTGGTCGATCGACAAGAGCGACAGGACATGGAAGTACACGACCCTGGCCAAGGGGAAGACCGATGCCCTGGGCCTGAACACCTGGCACAAACTGTCGCTCATGATGCGGGGCACGAAGCTGACGGCGTCCCTCGACGGCAAGACTCTCGGCAGCGTGGACGACTCCACGTTCACCCGCGGCCAAGCGGGCCTCGGGGTGACCGGCTACCAGACCGACCAGTTCGACAACTTCAAGCTCACCGCGGGCACGGTGCCACGGCCTCGCACGGGTGAGGTCACGTCCGGCCTGGGCGGCAAGTGCCTCGACGACGCCCAGGGCACCACCGCGGACGCAAGCCGCATCCAGATCTGGGACTGCAACGGCTCCGACGCGCAGAAGTGGTCGTCGGACGGCAGCACGCTGCGCCTCGGCGGCCGGGACGGCAAGTGCGTCGAGGCCGACGCCAAGAGCACGCGGAACGGCACCCCGGTCCAGCTCGGGAAGTGCGACGGCGGCGAGAACCAGCGCTGGGTGCCACGCTCCGACGGAACCCTCTGGAACGCGGGCTCCGGACGCTGCCTCGACGTCCCGGGCGGCAACTCGGGCAACGGCGCGGTGCAGTTGGCCCTTTGGGACTGCAACGCCGGGGAGAATCAGCGGTGGACGCTGCCCTGA
- a CDS encoding racemase, which produces MRITDVTVELVDLPAQPPFRWRAGLPGSEPAVVGGILRVHTDEGLVGEAHTRRGLIVSDLVDRRIRADLTGRDPLMRELLWHRLWELDRIEELPIYALGLVDVALWDLAGKVAGQPVHQLLGGYREAIPAYASTVTFGSVEEYLDVADQCLELGYVAIKLHGWGDAKADAELCRKLRAHVGDDVPLMYDGSAGFDLADSVYLGRALSEAGYLWYEEPMREFSVTAYRWLAERAEVPLLVAETSDGAHMNVGDFIAAGAAGRVRTSAQYKGGITGALRIAHLADSYQLRAEVHGTGVVNAHLCMAIPNTTYYESLVYTNPVVREPAVGADGLVQAPTAPGIGFDQPGW; this is translated from the coding sequence ATGCGAATCACCGATGTGACTGTGGAACTGGTCGACCTGCCCGCTCAGCCACCCTTCCGGTGGCGGGCCGGGCTGCCGGGCTCGGAGCCGGCGGTGGTGGGCGGAATCCTGCGCGTCCACACCGACGAGGGCCTCGTCGGCGAGGCACACACACGGCGCGGACTGATCGTCTCCGACCTGGTTGACCGGCGGATCCGTGCGGACCTGACCGGTCGCGATCCGCTGATGCGCGAGCTGCTGTGGCATCGGCTGTGGGAGCTGGACCGCATCGAGGAGCTTCCGATCTATGCTCTCGGCCTGGTCGACGTGGCGTTGTGGGACCTGGCGGGCAAGGTGGCCGGGCAGCCGGTCCACCAGTTGCTGGGCGGCTACCGCGAAGCCATTCCCGCCTACGCGAGTACGGTCACCTTCGGCAGCGTCGAGGAGTACCTCGATGTGGCCGACCAGTGCCTGGAGTTGGGCTACGTCGCCATCAAGCTGCACGGCTGGGGCGACGCGAAGGCGGACGCGGAGCTGTGCCGGAAGCTGCGGGCGCATGTCGGTGACGACGTCCCGCTGATGTACGACGGTTCGGCCGGGTTCGACCTCGCCGACTCGGTCTACCTCGGCCGTGCGCTGTCCGAGGCCGGCTACCTGTGGTACGAGGAGCCGATGCGCGAGTTCAGCGTGACCGCCTACCGCTGGCTGGCCGAGCGGGCCGAGGTCCCGCTGTTGGTCGCGGAGACCTCCGACGGCGCGCACATGAACGTCGGCGACTTCATCGCGGCCGGCGCGGCGGGCCGGGTCAGGACCAGCGCGCAGTACAAGGGCGGGATCACCGGGGCGCTGCGCATCGCGCATCTGGCCGACAGCTACCAGCTGCGGGCCGAGGTGCACGGCACCGGAGTGGTCAACGCCCATCTGTGCATGGCGATACCCAACACCACCTACTACGAGTCCCTGGTGTACACCAATCCCGTGGTGCGCGAGCCTGCGGTGGGGGCCGACGGGCTGGTCCAGGCACCGACGGCCCCCGGCATCGGGTTCGACCAGCCGGGCTGGTGA
- a CDS encoding GntR family transcriptional regulator — MYRKHTTGRRSQDAGYEVAPRPILNHLVRAGRQPGDDTRSCPRSLQP, encoded by the coding sequence ATGTATCGGAAACATACGACGGGGCGCCGCAGCCAGGACGCGGGGTACGAGGTCGCACCCCGACCCATCCTCAACCATCTCGTCCGGGCGGGACGCCAGCCCGGCGACGACACCCGCTCCTGCCCCCGGAGCCTCCAGCCGTGA
- a CDS encoding IS110 family transposase — MRYIAGLRGKLTVLMAFDQDLAAEATRTSNRIRGPRTRRWNGSSGRA; from the coding sequence ATGCGATACATCGCGGGGCTGCGAGGCAAACTGACTGTTCTGATGGCCTTCGACCAGGACCTCGCGGCCGAAGCCACTCGCACCTCCAACCGGATACGCGGCCCGAGGACCCGTCGCTGGAACGGGTCCTCGGGCCGCGCCTGA
- a CDS encoding amidohydrolase — MTTIDAHQHVWDLSVREQDWITGPELAPLRRDFGLDDLRPQAAAAGVDATVLVQTVCVPEETPEYLALAADDRLVAGVVGWTDLTSPAVADALAALRALPGGDRLVGIRHQVQSEDDPNWLLRSEADRGLAAVASAGLAYDLVLRPEQLPSAVAAARARPELTFVLDHLGKPPVRPRRQDNWAADLRALASLPNTVAKLSGLVTEADWQAWSLADLRPFVSVALETFGPRRLMFGSDWPVCTLAADYGQVVATSHELLADLSEHERKEVFGGTASRVYHL; from the coding sequence ATGACCACCATCGACGCCCACCAGCACGTCTGGGACCTGTCGGTCCGCGAGCAGGACTGGATCACCGGACCCGAACTCGCGCCCCTGCGGCGCGACTTCGGTCTCGACGACCTGCGTCCGCAAGCCGCGGCCGCCGGTGTCGACGCCACCGTGCTGGTGCAGACCGTCTGCGTGCCCGAGGAGACACCCGAGTACTTGGCCCTGGCCGCCGACGACCGGCTGGTGGCGGGAGTCGTCGGCTGGACCGATCTGACCTCTCCCGCGGTCGCCGACGCTCTGGCCGCACTGCGAGCGCTGCCCGGCGGTGACCGCCTGGTCGGCATCCGCCATCAGGTGCAGAGCGAGGACGATCCGAACTGGTTGCTGCGCTCCGAAGCGGACCGCGGCCTGGCCGCCGTCGCATCCGCCGGGCTGGCCTACGACCTGGTGCTGCGCCCGGAGCAGCTGCCGTCAGCGGTGGCAGCGGCTCGCGCCCGGCCGGAACTCACCTTCGTGCTGGACCACTTGGGCAAGCCTCCCGTCCGGCCGCGCCGACAGGACAACTGGGCCGCGGATCTGCGAGCCCTGGCAAGCCTTCCCAACACGGTGGCCAAGCTCTCCGGCCTGGTGACCGAGGCCGACTGGCAGGCGTGGAGCCTCGCGGATCTGCGGCCGTTCGTGTCGGTCGCGCTGGAGACCTTCGGCCCGCGGCGGCTGATGTTCGGGTCGGACTGGCCGGTGTGCACGCTGGCGGCAGACTACGGGCAGGTGGTCGCCACCAGCCATGAGCTCCTGGCGGACCTGTCGGAGCACGAGCGGAAGGAGGTCTTCGGCGGCACGGCCTCCCGGGTCTACCACCTCTGA
- a CDS encoding ABC transporter permease, whose translation MRQFLTNGKVRIGLAVFGAFLLIALIGPWLVSSVLGTDPHRIDYDALGAAPGGEHLLGTTTSGQDVLAQLITGCRGSVAVGLLSGVLAVGVAALVGVTGGFIGGRTDQLLTAVTNIFATLPSFPLMLIVAGYMANVGPVAIALLIGLFEWPVCARYLRAQTLSLRGRDFVQALRMVGESRWRMVLVEIMPHLTGILSSLFLRAVVTGVFTEAGLRFLGIGGGDSVTWGTMIAFAQQQEGVVRGMWWWFAPPGLFIALLGTATALVNFGLDEIGNPVLRHSSRAAVRRATAHMAARRDRTNTVEVAS comes from the coding sequence ATGAGGCAGTTCCTGACCAATGGCAAGGTCCGCATCGGGCTCGCGGTCTTCGGTGCCTTCCTGCTGATCGCTCTCATCGGGCCGTGGCTGGTGAGTTCGGTCCTGGGCACCGACCCGCACCGGATCGACTACGACGCCCTGGGGGCGGCGCCCGGTGGGGAGCATCTGCTCGGCACCACCACCTCGGGCCAGGACGTGCTGGCCCAACTGATCACCGGTTGCCGGGGATCCGTCGCGGTGGGCCTGCTCTCCGGCGTCCTGGCCGTCGGGGTGGCCGCACTCGTCGGCGTGACCGGCGGCTTCATCGGCGGACGCACCGACCAGCTGCTCACCGCGGTCACCAACATCTTCGCCACCCTGCCCAGCTTCCCGCTGATGCTGATCGTGGCCGGATACATGGCCAACGTGGGCCCGGTCGCCATCGCCCTGTTGATCGGGCTCTTCGAATGGCCCGTCTGCGCCCGCTATCTGCGTGCCCAGACCCTCTCGCTGCGCGGGCGTGACTTCGTCCAGGCCCTGCGCATGGTCGGCGAGAGCCGCTGGCGGATGGTGCTGGTGGAGATCATGCCGCACCTGACCGGCATCCTCTCCTCGCTGTTCCTGCGGGCCGTGGTGACCGGGGTGTTCACCGAGGCCGGGCTGCGCTTCCTGGGCATCGGCGGCGGTGACAGCGTCACCTGGGGCACCATGATCGCCTTCGCCCAGCAGCAGGAGGGCGTGGTGCGGGGCATGTGGTGGTGGTTCGCGCCGCCGGGCCTGTTCATCGCGCTGCTCGGGACGGCCACCGCACTGGTCAACTTCGGCCTCGACGAGATCGGCAACCCCGTACTGCGGCACAGCAGTCGAGCCGCGGTACGGCGCGCCACCGCACACATGGCCGCACGCCGGGACCGTACGAACACCGTGGAGGTTGCCTCATGA
- a CDS encoding peptide ABC transporter ATPase — translation MTARPLDTARSASTPSSALRGEPLLDVSRLTVEYVTERGAVAACNEVSFTLRRGEILGLAGESGSGKSSLITALTRLQRLPALTTGGEIRYHTRDGHLLDLVTLDERRLRPLRWTELAIVLQSAMAAFNPVMRLKAQFADVMVEHQPGITRDEVAERTGRLLRMVGIAPERAHSYPHELSGGMRQRALIALALACEPELVVMDEPTTAVDVVMQRQILAQILRLQRRLGFAVVFVTHDLSLLMEIADRIAIMYAGRIVEIGGPQQLYTDPLHPYTRGLRDAFPPLHAPLTKLAGIPGSPPDLRDPPPGCAFHPRCAQRLPECEQVLPRLHQILPQHGERQVACLLHDSIDPDGEAA, via the coding sequence ATGACCGCCCGTCCCCTCGATACCGCCCGGTCGGCGAGCACGCCATCTTCCGCACTGCGCGGTGAGCCGCTTCTCGACGTGTCGCGGCTGACGGTGGAGTACGTCACCGAGCGGGGGGCGGTAGCCGCCTGCAACGAGGTGTCCTTCACCCTGCGACGCGGCGAGATCCTCGGGCTGGCGGGGGAGTCCGGTTCCGGGAAGAGCAGCCTGATCACCGCGTTGACCAGACTGCAGCGACTGCCCGCGCTGACCACCGGCGGGGAGATCCGGTACCACACCCGCGATGGACACCTGCTCGACCTGGTCACCCTGGACGAACGCCGGCTGCGCCCACTGCGCTGGACCGAACTCGCGATCGTGCTGCAGAGCGCGATGGCCGCCTTCAACCCGGTGATGCGCCTCAAGGCGCAGTTCGCCGACGTGATGGTCGAGCATCAGCCCGGTATCACCAGGGACGAGGTGGCCGAGCGGACCGGCCGACTGCTGCGCATGGTGGGCATCGCGCCCGAACGCGCGCACTCCTACCCGCACGAACTCTCCGGCGGAATGCGCCAACGGGCCCTCATCGCGCTCGCCCTGGCATGCGAACCCGAGCTCGTCGTCATGGACGAACCAACCACCGCGGTAGACGTGGTGATGCAGCGTCAGATCCTGGCCCAGATTCTGCGCCTGCAGCGCCGACTGGGCTTCGCCGTCGTCTTCGTGACCCACGACCTGTCCTTGCTGATGGAGATCGCCGACCGGATCGCCATCATGTACGCCGGCCGGATCGTGGAGATCGGCGGGCCCCAGCAGCTCTACACCGACCCCCTCCACCCGTACACCCGAGGTCTGCGCGACGCCTTCCCGCCGCTGCACGCCCCGCTGACGAAGCTGGCCGGAATCCCGGGCAGCCCACCCGACCTGCGAGACCCACCGCCCGGCTGCGCCTTCCACCCCCGCTGTGCCCAGCGCCTGCCGGAGTGCGAGCAGGTTCTGCCACGTCTGCACCAGATCCTGCCGCAGCACGGCGAGCGGCAGGTGGCCTGTCTGCTGCACGATTCCATCGACCCCGACGGGGAGGCAGCATGA
- a CDS encoding peptide ABC transporter permease produces the protein MAATRAAPVQAPTQLGKYRGPRTGSRAGWTFLLRRLGFYLVTAWAAITLNFLIPRFMPGDPAVALMKNLQQASGTVPNAAAMQAVRMFYGDPQQNLLQQYLEYWKSLAHFDFGLSVSHYPTPVSDIVLEALPWTVLLAGTTTVIGWLLGTLLGAFLGWKPGGRADSLLTPVTAFFYSLPPFWLALLVVYVFGFTLGWFPISGGYDPDVPFQLNNLWFLLSVLRYGALPAFTLIFIGINGWLFAMRNVMVTTVGEDYVLLARAKGLRPHRVMLRYAARNALLPNVSGLALALGSIFGGVIVAEIVFTYPGLGYVLFQAVSSHDFPLMQTIFLLITLGVLAANLIADSTYVLLDPRTREQR, from the coding sequence ATGGCTGCGACACGAGCGGCGCCCGTGCAGGCGCCGACACAACTCGGCAAGTACCGCGGCCCACGCACCGGATCACGCGCGGGCTGGACCTTCCTGCTGCGCCGCCTGGGGTTCTACCTGGTGACCGCCTGGGCCGCCATCACGCTGAACTTCCTGATCCCGCGATTCATGCCGGGCGACCCCGCGGTCGCGCTCATGAAGAACCTTCAGCAGGCCTCCGGCACCGTGCCGAACGCGGCGGCGATGCAGGCGGTGCGGATGTTCTACGGCGATCCCCAGCAGAACCTCCTCCAGCAATACCTGGAGTACTGGAAGAGCCTGGCGCACTTCGACTTCGGTCTCTCGGTGAGCCACTACCCGACCCCGGTCTCCGACATCGTACTCGAGGCACTGCCGTGGACCGTCCTGCTGGCCGGCACCACCACCGTGATCGGATGGCTCCTTGGCACCTTGCTGGGCGCCTTCCTGGGGTGGAAGCCCGGCGGCCGGGCCGACTCGCTGCTGACCCCGGTCACTGCCTTCTTCTACTCGCTGCCGCCGTTCTGGCTGGCGCTCCTGGTGGTCTACGTATTCGGCTTCACCCTCGGCTGGTTCCCCATCTCCGGCGGCTACGACCCGGACGTCCCGTTCCAGCTGAACAACCTGTGGTTCCTGCTCAGCGTGTTGCGCTACGGCGCGCTGCCGGCCTTCACACTGATCTTCATCGGGATCAACGGCTGGCTGTTCGCCATGCGCAACGTCATGGTCACCACCGTCGGTGAGGACTACGTGCTGCTGGCCCGCGCCAAGGGGCTGCGCCCGCATCGGGTGATGCTGCGGTACGCCGCACGCAACGCGCTCCTGCCCAACGTCAGCGGTCTCGCCCTGGCGCTCGGCAGCATCTTCGGCGGCGTCATCGTCGCCGAGATCGTCTTTACCTACCCCGGCCTGGGCTACGTACTGTTCCAGGCCGTCAGCAGCCACGACTTCCCGCTGATGCAGACGATCTTCCTGCTGATCACCCTGGGTGTGCTGGCCGCCAACCTGATCGCCGACTCGACCTACGTGCTGCTCGACCCGCGCACCCGGGAGCAGCGATGA
- a CDS encoding peptide ABC transporter ATPase, giving the protein MTTTAPTSDATDEPALLAAVDVSKHFTVRDQLGRKATVRAVEHASVALHRGRVVALVGESGSGKTTLARMLAQFHPVSSGEIRLAGHRAPPAGRGYFRQVQLIFQDPFSSLNNLHRVRHILGRVLRVHGHAHTRAEVAEQVLSLLNRVNLTPAEEFIDKRPREMSGGQLQRVAIARALAVRPTVLLGDEPISMLDVSIRLDVLNLLARLCDEEGLALLYITHDIASARYLCDEVQVMYAGQTVEGGPKEAVIQSPKHPYTRLLIDSSPDPDRTGRGLRDQEDAEDLGEPPNLTAPPDGCRFHPRCPFAMDDCRRAFPDRTTFADGQWAHCWLHQHGRSAELDRTTSKELP; this is encoded by the coding sequence ATGACAACGACCGCCCCCACCTCCGATGCCACCGACGAGCCCGCCCTGCTGGCCGCGGTGGACGTCAGCAAACACTTCACCGTGCGCGACCAGCTGGGCCGCAAGGCCACCGTGCGTGCCGTCGAGCACGCCTCAGTGGCGCTGCACCGCGGGCGCGTGGTGGCCCTGGTGGGCGAGAGCGGCAGCGGGAAGACCACGCTGGCCCGGATGCTGGCCCAGTTCCACCCCGTCAGCTCCGGGGAGATCCGGCTGGCAGGGCACCGCGCACCGCCCGCCGGGCGCGGCTATTTCCGCCAGGTGCAGCTGATTTTCCAGGACCCGTTCTCCTCGTTGAACAACCTTCACCGGGTGCGGCATATCCTCGGGCGAGTCCTGCGCGTCCACGGCCACGCTCACACCCGCGCCGAGGTGGCGGAGCAGGTGCTGTCGCTGCTGAACCGGGTCAACCTCACCCCGGCCGAGGAGTTCATCGACAAGCGTCCGCGCGAGATGTCCGGGGGCCAGCTGCAGCGCGTGGCCATCGCCCGGGCACTGGCGGTGCGCCCGACGGTGCTCCTCGGCGACGAGCCGATCAGCATGCTGGACGTCTCCATCCGCCTCGACGTGCTCAACCTGCTGGCCCGGCTGTGCGACGAAGAGGGCCTGGCCCTGCTCTACATCACCCACGACATCGCCAGCGCGCGCTACCTGTGCGACGAGGTGCAGGTGATGTACGCCGGGCAGACGGTCGAGGGCGGGCCCAAGGAAGCGGTGATCCAGTCTCCCAAGCACCCTTACACCCGCCTGCTGATCGACTCCTCGCCCGACCCCGACCGGACCGGACGCGGCCTGCGCGACCAGGAGGACGCCGAGGACCTGGGGGAGCCGCCCAACCTGACCGCGCCGCCCGACGGATGCCGGTTCCACCCCCGCTGCCCGTTCGCCATGGACGATTGCCGGCGCGCCTTCCCCGACCGCACCACCTTCGCCGACGGCCAGTGGGCGCACTGCTGGCTGCACCAGCACGGCCGCTCGGCCGAGCTCGACAGGACAACCTCAAAGGAGCTTCCATGA
- a CDS encoding sugar ABC transporter permease, with the protein MRIRTLTRPERSPATPGRPDAPGERQSPTVPKRSPRRPQRSRSRDGLNRFAVFAAPGLLVYLALVLVPIGITIGYSFTNKNPFNPPTRWVGLDNLTSLASDDEFLTALGNTVLVTVIVTVVTNAGGLAIAMLLDRRGWLYNALRSVFFVPVVLSAVVVSVIWQAILVDDGLLNSMLGQLGMSDPPGWLSDPSLALYTVAWVIAWQGLGFCVVIYLAGLQGIPQELHEAAAIDGCGPMMRFRHVTWPMLAPAVTINTVMSLIGGFKAYDQVQVLTNGGPGPGTTSTLAFQVIQTAFNGNHVGYASAMAVAMLALVAAVSVIALGLLQKREVSS; encoded by the coding sequence ATGCGTATCCGTACCCTCACCCGACCAGAACGTTCTCCTGCCACGCCCGGAAGACCGGACGCTCCAGGAGAGCGGCAGTCTCCCACCGTCCCGAAGCGGTCGCCGCGACGGCCCCAGCGGTCACGCTCGCGAGACGGACTGAACCGATTCGCCGTCTTCGCGGCGCCTGGTCTGCTGGTCTATCTGGCTCTTGTGCTCGTGCCCATCGGCATCACCATCGGCTACAGCTTCACCAACAAGAACCCCTTCAATCCACCGACCCGGTGGGTGGGCCTGGACAACCTGACCAGCCTCGCCTCGGACGACGAATTCCTCACAGCACTGGGGAACACCGTCCTCGTCACCGTCATCGTGACCGTCGTCACCAACGCGGGTGGACTGGCGATCGCCATGCTCCTCGATCGACGCGGCTGGCTGTACAACGCACTCCGCAGCGTGTTCTTCGTCCCGGTCGTCCTCAGCGCCGTGGTGGTCAGCGTCATCTGGCAGGCGATCCTCGTCGACGACGGCCTGCTCAATTCCATGCTGGGGCAGCTGGGGATGAGTGACCCGCCGGGTTGGCTCTCCGACCCGAGTCTCGCCCTCTACACGGTCGCGTGGGTCATCGCCTGGCAGGGGCTCGGATTCTGCGTAGTCATCTACCTGGCCGGGCTTCAAGGAATCCCACAGGAGCTGCACGAGGCGGCAGCGATCGACGGTTGCGGACCAATGATGCGGTTCCGCCATGTCACCTGGCCGATGCTGGCGCCCGCCGTCACCATCAACACGGTGATGTCGCTGATCGGCGGATTCAAGGCATACGACCAGGTCCAGGTCCTCACCAACGGCGGCCCCGGCCCCGGCACCACATCCACCCTCGCTTTTCAGGTGATTCAGACCGCATTCAACGGTAACCACGTCGGCTACGCCTCTGCGATGGCTGTGGCGATGCTGGCCCTGGTCGCGGCTGTTTCGGTGATCGCGCTCGGGCTGTTGCAGAAACGCGAGGTGTCTTCCTGA